The genome window CCAGCGCAGGTGCACGGTTGCGAAGGAGGAGACGGCGGTCAGCCAGTCGGATCGGCCGCGCCGGTCTCCTCGAGCCACTTTTTTCGGGCGGTCTCCGGCGACCAGAGCAGCGCGAGGAGGAAGAGGCCGATGGCCTCGCGCAGCGCCGGGTCGGTGATCCGCACCATGAACACCGCCTCGGCCACGTCATCGACGTTGAAGCGCTCGCCCGCCGCCTCGGCGCCGGCCCAGATGATGGTGGCCGCCTCCTCGTACTTCAGCCGGCCGGCGCGGTGCACCTGGCAGAGCTCGGCCAGCGCGAAGTCCGTGCGCCGCTCGATCTCGCGGGCGGCGCCGAAGGTCGGGCGCAGCGCATAGCCGCGCCCCGCGAGCGTGATCGCGATGTCCCCGTGCGCCATCACGGGGCCGGCGTGACGGTCTTCGCCGGCGCACCGTCGAAGGTGACGGTGACCGGCACGTCCACGGTCTCGCCCGAGGTGCCGGAGGCCTCGTCTCCGAGCACGATCATCGCCGTGCCGGTCCACACCTCGCCGCCCGGGCTCTGGTCGGCGATCTTCACCTGCACCAGCTCCCCGGACTCGTGCGCCGCGTAGGCCAGCGACTGGCCGGGGAACAGCGGCCGGGTCTTGGTGAAGGTGGTGGTGAAGCTCATCCCCGCCTCGGTGCGGATCGGGGTCTGGCCGACCTTGTGCTTCTTGCTCGACGCGCTCACGCCGGGCGAGAGCGTGCCCTCGTTCTGCTTCTCCAGCTCCACGAAGCCGGAGCCGTCGTTGATGGACATCCTGCTGTCCTTGCCCTTCACCGCGACTTCATTCGCCATGACTTATCCTCCTGCATGGATGCGGAACCGGCTCACCGCGTGGTGGGTGGCCGGGTTCTGGTCGGGCGCGTCCGAACTGCTCACGTGGTCAACCCCGGTCGCGCCCGGGATGGGTTGCCAATCCTCCAGGGCCGCGAGCGCGAGCCCCTGAATGCGGGTGGCCTCGGCCGCCGGCGTGGTGCCGGGCACGGCCGAGGCGAAGACATGGACCATGAAGCTCTGCACGCTGTCGGCCGTGGCGCCCGGCCCGGCCCGACGGCGGGGCAGGACCGCCCAGCCGTCGACGCGCAGGTGCACCGCCGGCCGCTCGGCCGGGGGTGCCGTGTGCACGTCGAGGTCGGTTCCGCCGGGGCCCATCCCGGTCAGCGCGGCGCGCAGCCGGGCGACCACGGCGACCTGCAGCGCCCAGCGGCGCGCGAAGCTCATCGGACCCTCCGGGCGCGCCCGCCGCCGGTGCGTGCGAGCTCGGAGGGCGACGCCCGGCGCATGCGCTGCGCATGGTCCGGGGCCACCTCCTCGATGGCGGTGTCGTGCCAGGGCCGGGCCGCCATCTCCTCGGTGCCGTCATGCACGAAGCGGGCGTAGAAGGCCGCGTCGCGCCCCTTGGCGGAGATGTAGCCCACCAGCCCTTCGAGCGTCCCGCGCCGGAAGGCCTTGCGGTAGTAGCGCCGCAGCCGGCCGGTGCGGCGGGTCACCATCGCGTCGAGGTTGGCAAGGCCCGCCGCGTGCACCTGGTCGATGGTCTCGTTGATGCTGTCGGCCACCTCCTCCTGCAGCGCGGTGGTGAGCCGCTTCACCCGGACGCGCTGCGCCCGGATCCCGTCAACCCTGCTCATGAGCCTGCCTCCCCCGGGGCGTTCCAGACCACGCCCAGCGTGATCGACGTGGCGCCCGGCAGCGCGGGCGACACGTTGCGGATCGCGAGCACCCTGCCCGGCGCCCCGCGGCCGATGTCGCGGATGCGCCAGCCGTCCTGCACGGCCCGTGTGGCCGCGGCGGCGCGCACCGTCACCAGCCCGGCGACGGGGGCGGCCACCGCCCCGGCCGAGACGCGGTCGCCCAGCTCGGCGCTCTGCGGCGGCGTCATTGCCACCGAGAGCCCGGCGCGGCAGGTGAACACCTCCTCCCAGCCCTCGATGAAGCCACCGCCCGGCGCGGGGCTGCGCGTGGGCCGGTCGAAGGCGAGGCGCGCGCGGCGGGCACTCATGCGCAGACCTGCGGGCGCCGGTAGCGCAGCTGGTTGATGAGCAGCTTCGCGCCGAACTGCAGCGCCGGCAGGTCGCCGTCGCCCGGCTCCAGCCCGGCGAGGTACCAGTCGCGCACCACCAGCTGGATGGCCTGCAGGAGCTGGGCCGGGAAGGCCTCCGGGTCCGCATGCCCCACCTCGGCCGAGATGCGGATCGGGGAGCCCGGCAGGCGCGCGGGCCAGGCCACGCCCTCGGCGAGGGCGAGGCGGGGCTCCTCGGCCCCGTTCAGCAGTCGCACGGCGCCCTCGGGCAGTGCCGCCCAGGCGCCGTCCGGGGCCATCACCGCCACTTGCGTGACCGAGATCACGGGGGCG of Paroceanicella profunda contains these proteins:
- a CDS encoding GTA-gp10 family protein, giving the protein MAHGDIAITLAGRGYALRPTFGAAREIERRTDFALAELCQVHRAGRLKYEEAATIIWAGAEAAGERFNVDDVAEAVFMVRITDPALREAIGLFLLALLWSPETARKKWLEETGAADPTG
- a CDS encoding phage head completion protein, with protein sequence MSARRARLAFDRPTRSPAPGGGFIEGWEEVFTCRAGLSVAMTPPQSAELGDRVSAGAVAAPVAGLVTVRAAAATRAVQDGWRIRDIGRGAPGRVLAIRNVSPALPGATSITLGVVWNAPGEAGS
- a CDS encoding phage gp6-like head-tail connector protein; this translates as MLAQGVAALPLSLEAVRRATRQDFGDDDVLLEACLRAATGFVETAARRALAPRAVTFMAEETGWRVWWAPVAPVISVTQVAVMAPDGAWAALPEGAVRLLNGAEEPRLALAEGVAWPARLPGSPIRISAEVGHADPEAFPAQLLQAIQLVVRDWYLAGLEPGDGDLPALQFGAKLLINQLRYRRPQVCA